One genomic window of Prochlorococcus marinus str. NATL2A includes the following:
- the petN gene encoding cytochrome b6-f complex subunit PetN, with product MIFTLGWASLAAIFTFSIAMVVWGRNGDGSIDL from the coding sequence ATGATCTTTACTTTGGGTTGGGCTTCATTAGCTGCGATTTTCACCTTTTCTATAGCAATGGTTGTTTGGGGTAGAAACGGTGATGGCTCGATTGATCTATAG
- the dxs gene encoding 1-deoxy-D-xylulose-5-phosphate synthase — protein MRLSQLSHPNELHGLAISELEDVACQIRERHLQVVSTSGGHLGPGLGVVELTIALYQTLDLDVDKVIWDVGHQAYPHKLLTGRYNRFDSLRQQKGVAGYLKRTESKFDHFGAGHASTSISAALGMAIARDRKGEDYKCVAVIGDGALTGGMALEAINHAGHLPKTPLLVVLNDNDMSISPPVGALSTYLNRMRHSPPVQFISDSVQESVKNLPFMGDAIQEEFKSLTGSVRRLAVPSVGAVFEELGFTYMGPVDGHDIAELTRTFNAAHKVGGPVMVHVATTKGKGYPYAEADQVGYHAQSSFDLTTGKSIPSKTPKPPSFSKVFGQTLVKLCEQDSKIVGITAAMAEGTALNLLQKAIPDQYVDVGIAEQHAVTLAGGMACEGIKPVVAIYSTFLQRAYDQLIHDIGIQNLPVTFVLDRAGIVGADGPTHQGQYDISYLRCIPNFTVMAPKDESELQQMLVTCINHNGPSALRIPRGSGEGAALMEEGWESLEIGKAETLEEGENLLIIGYGSMVFPAIRTAAILKEFGVNSTVINARFIRPLDEDTIHEAAKRIGKVVTMEEGTLLGGFGSAVVESFNDNDIFVPTLRIGIPDKLVDHATPQQSKESLGLTPEMMADQIRNKFNFN, from the coding sequence ATGCGTCTGAGCCAGTTAAGTCATCCAAATGAGCTTCATGGCTTAGCCATTAGTGAATTGGAAGATGTTGCTTGCCAAATTAGAGAAAGGCATCTTCAAGTAGTTTCTACTAGTGGTGGGCACTTAGGTCCAGGTCTTGGTGTTGTTGAGTTAACAATTGCTCTCTATCAGACTTTAGATCTAGATGTAGATAAAGTTATTTGGGATGTTGGACATCAAGCTTATCCTCACAAGTTACTTACGGGAAGATATAACCGATTTGATTCTCTCAGACAGCAAAAAGGCGTAGCTGGTTATCTAAAAAGAACAGAAAGTAAATTTGATCATTTTGGAGCTGGACATGCGAGCACATCAATTTCTGCCGCTCTTGGTATGGCTATTGCTAGAGACCGAAAAGGGGAAGATTATAAATGTGTTGCAGTAATTGGAGATGGTGCTCTTACCGGTGGAATGGCTTTAGAGGCTATTAATCATGCAGGACATCTTCCAAAAACACCTCTTTTGGTTGTCCTAAATGATAATGATATGTCGATTTCTCCTCCTGTTGGAGCATTATCGACTTATTTAAATCGTATGCGTCATAGCCCGCCTGTTCAATTCATATCTGATAGTGTCCAAGAAAGTGTGAAAAATCTTCCTTTCATGGGAGATGCTATACAAGAGGAATTTAAATCTCTTACTGGCAGCGTTAGACGTTTAGCAGTTCCAAGTGTTGGTGCAGTTTTTGAGGAATTGGGTTTTACTTATATGGGTCCTGTAGATGGGCATGATATTGCCGAATTGACTAGAACATTTAATGCTGCGCATAAAGTTGGTGGACCTGTAATGGTCCATGTCGCTACTACAAAAGGAAAAGGTTATCCATATGCTGAAGCTGATCAGGTTGGTTACCATGCTCAGTCTTCCTTTGATCTAACAACAGGAAAATCTATTCCTTCTAAAACTCCTAAACCTCCAAGTTTTAGCAAGGTATTTGGTCAAACTTTAGTAAAGCTTTGCGAGCAAGACAGCAAAATTGTAGGTATTACTGCTGCAATGGCAGAAGGTACAGCTTTAAATCTTTTACAGAAAGCTATTCCTGATCAATATGTTGATGTTGGTATAGCAGAACAACATGCTGTAACTCTTGCTGGTGGTATGGCTTGCGAAGGCATCAAACCAGTTGTTGCCATTTACAGTACTTTTTTACAACGTGCATATGATCAGTTGATCCATGATATTGGAATACAGAATTTACCTGTAACTTTCGTATTAGATAGAGCTGGAATTGTTGGTGCTGATGGCCCAACTCATCAAGGGCAATATGACATTAGCTATTTAAGGTGTATTCCAAACTTTACTGTTATGGCTCCAAAAGATGAGTCTGAATTGCAGCAAATGTTGGTGACCTGTATTAATCACAATGGTCCATCAGCTCTAAGGATACCTAGAGGTTCTGGAGAAGGTGCAGCTTTGATGGAGGAAGGATGGGAATCTCTGGAAATTGGTAAAGCTGAGACTTTAGAAGAGGGCGAAAACTTATTAATTATTGGTTATGGCTCTATGGTTTTCCCAGCAATTAGAACAGCAGCAATACTTAAAGAATTTGGAGTCAATAGTACTGTTATTAACGCTCGCTTCATAAGACCATTAGATGAGGATACTATTCATGAGGCAGCAAAAAGAATTGGCAAAGTAGTAACAATGGAAGAAGGAACACTATTGGGCGGCTTTGGATCTGCTGTTGTTGAATCTTTTAATGATAATGATATTTTTGTCCCTACATTAAGAATTGGAATACCAGACAAATTAGTTGATCATGCAACGCCACAACAAAGCAAAGAATCGCTTGGCTTGACACCAGAAATGATGGCTGATCAAATTAGAAATAAATTTAATTTTAATTAA
- the psb29 gene encoding photosystem II biogenesis protein Psp29, with product MSVRATISDSKSDFHKEFPYVIPAIYRKLADELLVELHLLSHQKNFKKDSIFSTGLKEVFSKFTSGYKPSEHATKLFDAICNCNGFNPTEINNSSEQLVSNAKSFTKEDLNSFLSKTNNDNKGYDYYSRINAIGIYKLVSEMPLFKEVKEEDLNKEINDISKSLGYQYSRVEKDISMYKSNIEKMKQALEIIALNLKTK from the coding sequence TTGAGCGTTAGAGCAACAATTTCAGACAGCAAATCTGACTTCCATAAGGAATTTCCTTATGTAATTCCAGCTATTTATAGAAAGCTTGCAGATGAACTGCTAGTAGAACTTCACCTGTTGAGTCATCAGAAAAACTTTAAGAAAGATTCAATTTTTTCTACAGGATTGAAAGAAGTATTCAGTAAATTTACGAGTGGGTATAAACCCAGCGAACATGCTACAAAGCTATTCGACGCAATATGCAATTGTAATGGTTTTAACCCAACTGAGATAAATAACTCCTCAGAACAATTAGTTAGCAATGCGAAATCATTTACAAAAGAAGATTTAAATTCATTTCTATCAAAAACGAATAACGATAACAAAGGCTATGACTACTATAGTCGTATCAATGCTATTGGTATATATAAGTTAGTTAGCGAAATGCCATTATTTAAGGAAGTAAAAGAGGAAGATCTTAATAAAGAAATAAATGATATTTCTAAATCTCTTGGCTACCAATATTCAAGGGTTGAGAAAGATATAAGTATGTATAAATCAAATATTGAGAAGATGAAACAAGCATTAGAAATTATCGCACTAAACCTAAAAACTAAATAA
- a CDS encoding ABC transporter permease, with amino-acid sequence MKRKLPLAETSGMAIKNLKSNKFRSLLTMLGIVIGNASVITLVGVGRGAQNLAENQLSNLGANVLFVVPGNNDTRRRGVAFPKNLVLKDAKAIKEQVPTVKRVAPQISSNEVIQTGSKSTSSSISGVTSDFLIVRSFEIAKGRFINNQDTKGAKNVVVIGPDLEEKLFKNREGLGERIRIKDQSFEIVGVMKPKGAVFGNNQDENAYIPLSTMVSRITGKDPTYGVSLSFISVEAINEKSTKAAKFQITNLLRQRHKIIRDDDFAVRSQKDALQIVSTITGGLTLMLAAIGGISLLVGGIGIMNIMLVSVSERTEEIGLRKALGARRLDISTQFLIESLILSSLGGIAGTGLGLTTVKVVALLTPLPATIGLGTVFITVIISGTIGLTFGVLPAKRAAKLDPITALRSL; translated from the coding sequence ATGAAAAGAAAACTCCCGCTTGCTGAAACTTCGGGAATGGCAATAAAGAATCTTAAGTCAAATAAGTTTAGAAGCTTATTAACAATGCTAGGGATAGTGATTGGAAATGCTTCTGTCATAACACTTGTAGGTGTAGGGAGAGGAGCACAAAATCTTGCGGAAAATCAACTAAGCAATCTTGGAGCAAATGTTTTATTTGTTGTTCCTGGGAATAATGACACAAGAAGAAGAGGAGTGGCTTTTCCCAAGAATCTCGTTCTTAAAGATGCAAAAGCAATAAAAGAACAAGTTCCTACTGTTAAAAGAGTCGCCCCACAAATATCATCTAATGAAGTCATCCAAACTGGTTCTAAAAGTACTAGTAGTTCTATTTCAGGCGTTACAAGTGACTTCTTAATTGTAAGAAGCTTTGAAATTGCAAAAGGACGTTTTATCAATAATCAAGATACAAAAGGAGCTAAGAACGTAGTGGTAATTGGTCCCGATCTTGAAGAGAAACTTTTTAAAAATAGAGAAGGTTTGGGAGAGCGGATAAGAATAAAAGATCAGTCTTTTGAAATTGTGGGAGTAATGAAGCCTAAAGGTGCTGTGTTTGGAAATAATCAAGACGAAAACGCTTACATTCCTTTATCCACAATGGTCAGCAGAATTACTGGTAAAGATCCAACCTATGGAGTAAGTCTAAGTTTCATAAGTGTTGAAGCAATAAATGAAAAATCAACAAAGGCTGCAAAATTTCAGATAACAAACTTATTAAGACAACGACATAAAATAATTAGAGATGATGACTTTGCTGTTAGATCTCAAAAAGATGCTTTGCAAATAGTTTCAACTATTACGGGCGGTTTAACATTAATGCTTGCTGCAATAGGAGGTATTTCATTATTAGTTGGTGGAATAGGTATTATGAATATCATGCTGGTATCTGTTAGCGAAAGAACTGAAGAAATAGGCCTTAGGAAAGCATTAGGAGCTAGAAGACTTGACATATCAACACAATTCCTAATTGAATCATTAATTCTTTCTAGTCTAGGCGGTATTGCAGGAACAGGTTTAGGACTAACCACTGTAAAAGTTGTAGCCTTATTAACACCTCTACCTGCAACAATTGGACTTGGTACTGTCTTCATAACAGTTATAATTTCCGGTACAATAGGTTTGACTTTTGGTGTTCTGCCAGCAAAAAGAGCCGCAAAACTAGATCCAATTACCGCACTTAGAAGTTTATAA
- the ilvA gene encoding threonine ammonia-lyase, biosynthetic, which translates to MEDYLQKILRARVYDVAEETPLEKAKNLSKKFENNIWFKREDLQPVFSFKLRGAFNRMSQLSKEELNKGVIASSAGNHAQGVALSASFLKCRAVIVMPLTTPVMKVRAVESHKAEVILFGETYDECYGKALDISKKENLTFIHPFDDPEVIAGQGTIGLEILRQSQTPPDAIYIAVGGGGLIAGVSAYVKAIWPDTKIIGVEPEDACAMTLSLKANEPIELESIGLFADGVAVRKVGETTFSICKKNIDEMVTVSTDEICAAIKDVFEDTRSILEPAGALSIAGLKKHVVNNQLKNNNLVAIACGANMNFERLRFVAERAELGEEKEAMIAVGIPEKAGSLKLLCKTLGSRSLTEFSYRISEGKTAQIFMGVEVSNNNDRELLTAEIKRGGFDCHDLSNDELSKVHLRHMVGGRLPRAISQISKGEYIELLYRFEFPERPGALMRFVNSMRPEWTISIFHYRNHGADTGRIVIGVLVNDSEIQAWNEFVKKIGYKNWDETDNPAYKLFLGA; encoded by the coding sequence ATGGAGGACTATTTACAGAAAATACTAAGAGCTCGCGTTTATGACGTTGCTGAAGAAACCCCATTAGAAAAGGCGAAAAACTTAAGCAAAAAATTCGAAAATAACATTTGGTTTAAGAGAGAAGACCTTCAACCTGTCTTTTCATTCAAGTTAAGAGGTGCATTTAACCGCATGTCTCAGCTGAGCAAGGAAGAGCTAAATAAAGGAGTAATTGCATCAAGCGCTGGAAACCATGCACAGGGAGTTGCATTAAGTGCATCATTCCTGAAATGCAGAGCAGTAATTGTTATGCCACTGACAACTCCCGTTATGAAAGTAAGGGCAGTTGAATCACACAAGGCAGAAGTTATTCTTTTCGGTGAAACTTATGATGAGTGCTATGGAAAGGCACTAGATATATCTAAGAAAGAAAATCTAACTTTCATACATCCATTTGATGATCCTGAAGTCATAGCAGGACAAGGAACAATAGGTCTAGAAATACTTAGACAAAGTCAAACTCCGCCTGATGCGATTTACATAGCTGTTGGAGGCGGGGGACTTATTGCTGGTGTAAGTGCGTACGTAAAAGCAATATGGCCAGATACAAAGATTATTGGTGTTGAACCAGAAGATGCCTGCGCAATGACACTTTCATTAAAGGCAAATGAGCCTATTGAACTTGAGAGTATTGGCCTTTTTGCAGACGGAGTTGCGGTAAGGAAGGTAGGAGAAACGACGTTCTCGATTTGCAAAAAAAATATTGATGAAATGGTTACTGTAAGTACTGACGAAATTTGCGCCGCGATAAAAGATGTTTTCGAGGATACAAGATCAATTCTTGAACCAGCAGGTGCATTATCTATAGCTGGCTTAAAAAAACATGTTGTAAATAATCAGTTAAAAAACAACAACCTAGTTGCAATAGCTTGTGGTGCAAATATGAATTTTGAACGACTAAGATTTGTAGCAGAAAGAGCCGAATTAGGTGAAGAAAAAGAAGCTATGATTGCAGTAGGAATTCCAGAAAAAGCGGGCAGTTTAAAACTTTTATGCAAAACACTTGGGTCACGCAGTCTAACTGAATTTAGTTACAGGATTTCAGAAGGTAAAACAGCTCAAATATTTATGGGTGTAGAAGTTTCGAATAATAATGATAGGGAATTATTAACAGCTGAGATCAAAAGGGGAGGTTTTGATTGTCATGATTTAAGTAATGATGAATTATCAAAAGTTCATCTCAGGCATATGGTTGGCGGCAGGCTACCAAGAGCAATCAGTCAAATATCTAAAGGAGAATATATAGAATTGCTATATAGATTTGAGTTTCCTGAAAGGCCTGGTGCCTTAATGAGATTTGTTAACTCAATGAGACCAGAGTGGACAATAAGCATCTTCCATTATCGAAACCATGGTGCTGATACTGGAAGAATAGTAATAGGTGTATTAGTAAACGATTCCGAGATTCAAGCTTGGAATGAGTTTGTCAAAAAAATAGGTTATAAAAATTGGGATGAGACAGATAATCCAGCATATAAATTATTTTTAGGTGCATAG
- a CDS encoding DUF3593 domain-containing protein, translating to MNISILSLDSIARIDPSPFFVISLIPYLVFLRYAGKTKAIPKISFIGFKLTLLFVFMTIVFAIIAQIYFGDELTNVDVLHGLAESFLTISDAFVVYGFVLMLQSFKNKAEVKNS from the coding sequence ATGAATATTTCAATTCTTAGTCTTGATTCAATAGCACGAATTGACCCCAGTCCATTTTTCGTCATTTCACTAATCCCTTATCTAGTATTTCTGCGTTACGCGGGCAAAACAAAAGCGATACCAAAAATATCATTTATTGGCTTTAAGTTAACTCTTTTATTTGTATTCATGACGATTGTTTTTGCAATAATCGCACAAATTTATTTTGGGGATGAATTAACAAATGTTGATGTACTGCATGGACTAGCAGAATCGTTCTTAACGATTAGCGATGCATTTGTTGTTTACGGTTTTGTTTTGATGCTCCAGTCATTTAAAAATAAAGCAGAAGTAAAAAACTCTTAA
- the psaK gene encoding photosystem I reaction center subunit PsaK — protein sequence MLTTLLAAADPVTFQWSPKCAVVMIICNILAYAIARSNIEKPNEGFPIPNSQFFGGLSHGSVVAANCLGHVLGIGSILGLAARGVL from the coding sequence ATGCTCACAACATTATTAGCAGCAGCTGATCCAGTGACATTTCAGTGGTCTCCAAAATGTGCCGTTGTGATGATCATTTGCAATATACTTGCTTATGCAATTGCAAGATCAAATATTGAAAAGCCAAACGAAGGGTTCCCAATTCCTAATTCTCAATTTTTTGGTGGGCTAAGTCATGGTTCTGTTGTAGCCGCAAACTGCTTAGGTCATGTATTAGGAATAGGATCAATATTGGGTCTTGCTGCTAGAGGCGTTTTATAA
- a CDS encoding nucleoside triphosphate pyrophosphohydrolase family protein: MELNDYQRESRKTALYPDVGSNAIYPTLGLVGEAGEVADKVKKILRDKKGVFDKDSKDAIKFELGDVLWYISQLSSELGYELEEVAHANLQKLNSRKVRGKIQGSGDNR; encoded by the coding sequence ATGGAATTAAATGATTATCAAAGAGAATCTCGTAAGACAGCTCTTTATCCTGATGTTGGTAGCAATGCTATTTATCCAACCTTAGGTCTTGTTGGTGAAGCAGGGGAGGTCGCTGACAAAGTAAAGAAAATCCTAAGAGACAAAAAGGGTGTATTTGATAAAGATAGTAAGGATGCAATTAAATTTGAACTAGGTGATGTTCTTTGGTACATATCCCAGCTCTCGAGTGAACTGGGTTATGAATTGGAAGAGGTCGCTCATGCAAACTTACAAAAGCTAAACAGCCGAAAAGTTCGAGGAAAAATTCAAGGCAGTGGTGATAATCGATGA
- the ftsH gene encoding ATP-dependent zinc metalloprotease FtsH, whose protein sequence is MDKKWKVVALWVLPITIVILITWQILGSSTNTQVNQTNTSNPSRNAPVAKISYGRFLDYVKAGRVTSVDIYEGGRNAIVESVDPEIDNRIQRLRVDLPGLAPELVSSLKDEGISFDIHPPKTAPAGVGILGNLLFPIILIGGLILLSRRSNSMPGGPGQAMQFGKTKARFAMEAETGVKFDDVAGVNEAKQDLEEVVTFLKQPERFTSVGAQIPRGVLLVGPPGTGKTLLAKAIAGEAGVPFFSLSGSEFVEMFVGVGASRVRDLFKRAKENSPCLIFIDEIDAVGRQRGAGIGGGNDEREQTLNQLLTEMDGFEGNSGIIIIAATNRPDVLDSALMRPGRFDRQVTVDAPDISGRLSILKVHSRNKKLEKDLTLESIARRTPGFTGADLANLLNEAAILTARRRKNQIGLSEIDDAVDRIIAGMEGTPLVDGRSKRLIAYHEVGHALIGSLVKDHDPVQKVTVIPRGQAQGLTWFSPDDDQSLISRAQLKARIMGALGGRAAEDIIFGREEVTTGAGGDVQMVASMARQMVTRFGMSSLGPVSLEGDSQEVFVGRSLMNTSDISDGISKQIDEQVRSIVKKCYQETLELVEKNRSAMDKLVEILIEKETMDGDEFCKILSQYTTIPEKDRFIPVLPDAK, encoded by the coding sequence ATGGATAAGAAATGGAAAGTTGTAGCACTTTGGGTGCTACCCATAACGATAGTAATACTAATTACGTGGCAAATTCTTGGCTCTTCAACAAATACCCAAGTTAATCAAACAAATACATCTAATCCATCAAGAAATGCTCCGGTTGCAAAGATCAGTTATGGAAGATTTCTTGATTATGTAAAAGCTGGAAGAGTAACTTCTGTTGACATTTACGAAGGTGGTAGAAATGCAATCGTCGAGTCCGTTGATCCCGAAATTGATAACAGAATTCAACGTTTAAGAGTTGATCTACCAGGTTTGGCTCCTGAATTAGTCTCCTCCCTAAAAGATGAGGGAATCAGTTTTGACATTCATCCACCTAAAACGGCACCAGCGGGAGTTGGAATTCTTGGCAACCTTCTCTTTCCAATTATTCTAATAGGAGGTCTGATTTTACTTTCAAGAAGATCAAACTCTATGCCAGGCGGTCCAGGGCAAGCTATGCAATTTGGTAAAACAAAAGCAAGATTTGCAATGGAAGCTGAGACTGGTGTCAAATTCGATGATGTAGCAGGAGTAAATGAAGCGAAACAGGATTTAGAAGAGGTTGTCACATTTTTAAAACAACCTGAAAGATTTACATCTGTAGGGGCTCAAATACCAAGAGGTGTTTTACTAGTTGGTCCTCCAGGAACAGGTAAAACCCTATTAGCAAAGGCTATTGCTGGAGAAGCTGGAGTTCCTTTCTTCTCTCTTTCAGGTTCAGAATTTGTAGAAATGTTTGTAGGTGTAGGTGCAAGTCGTGTCAGAGATTTATTTAAAAGAGCCAAAGAAAACAGTCCTTGCTTGATTTTTATTGATGAAATTGATGCAGTCGGAAGACAGAGGGGTGCTGGAATTGGAGGAGGTAATGACGAAAGAGAGCAAACACTCAATCAACTTCTGACTGAGATGGATGGATTTGAAGGTAATAGTGGAATCATCATCATTGCAGCTACAAATAGACCTGACGTTCTTGACTCAGCATTGATGAGGCCAGGTAGATTCGATAGACAAGTAACCGTTGACGCGCCAGACATATCAGGGAGATTGTCAATTCTCAAAGTTCACTCAAGAAATAAAAAATTAGAAAAGGATTTAACTTTAGAAAGTATTGCTAGAAGAACCCCTGGTTTTACAGGTGCTGATTTAGCCAATTTGCTAAATGAAGCAGCTATTCTTACAGCCAGAAGAAGAAAGAATCAAATAGGTCTTTCTGAAATTGATGATGCTGTTGATCGCATCATTGCAGGAATGGAAGGGACACCACTAGTAGATGGAAGAAGCAAGAGACTCATCGCCTATCACGAGGTTGGTCATGCCTTGATAGGGTCATTGGTAAAAGATCATGATCCTGTTCAAAAAGTAACTGTTATCCCAAGAGGACAAGCACAGGGTTTGACATGGTTCTCTCCAGATGATGATCAGTCTTTGATTAGCAGGGCACAATTAAAAGCAAGAATTATGGGGGCTCTTGGAGGGAGAGCTGCAGAGGATATTATTTTCGGAAGAGAAGAAGTAACAACTGGGGCTGGAGGTGATGTACAAATGGTTGCATCAATGGCAAGGCAAATGGTTACGAGGTTTGGCATGAGCAGCCTCGGTCCAGTTTCATTAGAAGGTGATAGCCAAGAAGTATTTGTAGGAAGAAGCTTAATGAACACATCTGATATATCAGATGGAATTTCAAAGCAAATTGATGAACAAGTCAGATCAATAGTTAAAAAGTGCTACCAAGAAACACTTGAATTGGTTGAAAAGAATAGATCAGCCATGGATAAATTGGTTGAAATTTTAATCGAAAAGGAAACTATGGATGGAGATGAATTCTGCAAAATATTATCTCAATATACGACTATTCCTGAGAAAGATAGATTTATACCTGTTCTACCGGATGCAAAATAG
- the scpB gene encoding SMC-Scp complex subunit ScpB produces MSESIQISLPAKIEAILYLKGRPTSSKEMAELLDKDIAEIEKALWELKAGYAQRDTSLEINENKSHYSLELRQGLGELVQDLLPADLSIATLRTLATVALKKKILQSELVDLRGSGAYDHIKELVEKNFVERRRQKDGRSFWLTLSEKFHQTFSVLPEPDQAEDKKAA; encoded by the coding sequence ATGAGTGAGAGCATACAAATTTCATTACCAGCGAAGATTGAGGCAATCCTGTATCTCAAAGGAAGGCCAACATCATCAAAAGAGATGGCTGAATTACTGGATAAAGATATTGCTGAAATTGAAAAAGCACTTTGGGAACTTAAGGCTGGATACGCTCAGCGTGACACTTCTCTAGAAATAAACGAAAACAAAAGTCATTACAGCTTGGAATTAAGGCAAGGGCTAGGTGAGTTGGTTCAAGATCTCCTTCCAGCAGATTTATCGATTGCGACATTAAGAACATTGGCGACTGTTGCACTCAAAAAGAAAATACTCCAATCAGAATTGGTTGATCTCAGAGGATCTGGCGCATACGATCACATTAAAGAGCTTGTAGAAAAAAACTTCGTTGAAAGAAGGCGGCAAAAGGATGGACGTTCTTTCTGGTTAACTCTCTCAGAAAAATTTCATCAAACATTTTCTGTATTACCTGAACCAGATCAAGCAGAAGACAAAAAGGCGGCGTAA
- a CDS encoding DUF2499 domain-containing protein produces the protein MHELSLGTWFIHIATLFEWAIAIIIIDYISSITNNKALGYFALAMLPNLASAMAAITWHIFDNSIELKGLVVLQAALTTVGNICLAFAAWNLFRSESSQSNQ, from the coding sequence ATGCATGAACTATCTTTAGGAACATGGTTTATCCATATTGCGACTCTATTTGAGTGGGCAATTGCAATAATAATAATTGACTATATTTCATCAATAACCAATAACAAGGCTTTGGGTTATTTTGCTTTAGCAATGTTGCCAAATTTAGCTAGTGCTATGGCAGCAATCACATGGCATATATTCGACAACAGTATTGAATTAAAAGGATTAGTTGTACTACAGGCGGCTCTTACAACTGTAGGAAATATATGTCTTGCATTTGCTGCTTGGAACTTGTTTAGGTCTGAGTCATCACAATCGAACCAATGA
- a CDS encoding YggT family protein, whose amino-acid sequence MGYEIIPTILLVLLKTLGIYSTILIIRVLLTWFPNLDMSNPILVNLCAITDPYLNFFRGIIPPLAGLDLSPILAFVVIRVVQGILGNAAALAMGGFQMYG is encoded by the coding sequence ATGGGCTACGAAATTATTCCGACAATTCTTCTTGTACTTTTAAAAACACTTGGAATTTATTCAACAATATTGATCATTAGGGTTTTGCTGACCTGGTTCCCAAATCTTGATATGAGTAATCCCATACTTGTAAATTTGTGTGCTATTACTGATCCTTATCTAAATTTTTTCAGAGGAATTATACCTCCATTAGCAGGCTTAGATTTATCTCCTATTTTAGCTTTTGTTGTTATTAGAGTCGTTCAAGGAATTCTAGGAAATGCAGCTGCATTGGCGATGGGAGGATTTCAAATGTATGGATAG
- a CDS encoding DUF2103 domain-containing protein yields MGRLVQNHSTNIEGLIKWLKKIAASKEVKTVTPASLSKTNGRGEKLELKVTVKTNEGYKLLARKGRLVQEVFLVTRLADSEIKKIIEETNPKSYRKKKGC; encoded by the coding sequence ATGGGAAGACTTGTCCAAAACCACAGCACAAATATAGAAGGCCTAATTAAATGGTTGAAGAAAATTGCAGCAAGCAAAGAGGTAAAAACAGTTACACCCGCCTCGCTATCAAAGACTAACGGTAGAGGTGAGAAGCTTGAACTAAAAGTTACAGTGAAAACAAATGAAGGTTATAAGCTCCTAGCGAGGAAAGGTAGACTGGTCCAAGAGGTCTTCCTAGTTACAAGGTTGGCTGACAGTGAAATTAAAAAAATAATTGAAGAAACTAATCCAAAGTCTTATCGGAAAAAGAAAGGTTGTTAG
- the clpP gene encoding ATP-dependent Clp endopeptidase proteolytic subunit ClpP, translated as MIPIVIEESGRGERAFDIYSRLLRERIVFLGEPVTSDSANRIVAQLLFLEADDPDKDIFLYINSPGGSVYDGLGIFDTMQHVKPDIHTVCVGLAASMGAFLLCAGAKGKRSSLLHSRIMIHQPLGGARGQASDIRIQADEILFIKDKLNKELSDRTGQPIERIREDTDRDFYMSPSEAIEYGIIDNVFNKRPINSV; from the coding sequence ATGATTCCAATAGTTATTGAAGAATCTGGAAGAGGAGAAAGAGCCTTTGATATTTATTCAAGGCTTTTAAGAGAAAGAATTGTTTTTTTGGGTGAACCAGTAACAAGTGATTCTGCTAACAGAATTGTTGCTCAACTCCTTTTCCTTGAGGCTGACGATCCTGATAAAGATATCTTTCTGTATATCAATTCTCCAGGTGGATCTGTTTATGACGGCCTAGGGATTTTTGACACAATGCAGCACGTTAAGCCTGATATTCATACCGTTTGTGTTGGACTAGCTGCAAGTATGGGCGCCTTTCTGCTTTGTGCAGGTGCAAAAGGAAAGAGAAGCAGTTTGCTCCATTCAAGAATAATGATTCATCAGCCACTGGGAGGTGCAAGAGGTCAGGCGAGTGATATAAGGATCCAAGCTGATGAAATCTTATTTATAAAAGATAAATTAAACAAAGAATTATCCGATAGAACGGGTCAACCCATTGAAAGAATTAGAGAGGATACAGACAGAGATTTTTACATGTCTCCATCTGAAGCCATCGAATATGGAATTATTGATAACGTCTTTAATAAAAGGCCAATAAATTCAGTATGA